In one Drosophila pseudoobscura strain MV-25-SWS-2005 chromosome X, UCI_Dpse_MV25, whole genome shotgun sequence genomic region, the following are encoded:
- the trbl gene encoding tribbles, with protein sequence MDNSGVQNNTTSAEADKIVLYSQPASPAAASTASPARSSGSSINHSSASGSSGIDERLSPTMNAGSLFTPKKEFPSAKMLQTIREKLLTPGGACELLALGIAAEPTDRGLAGEQPVKLIKNRYLISAQPSHISAAAAAKTPASYRHLIDLTSSNLKCVDVFSGEQFLCRIINEPLDKVQRAYFQLQQDELLCRSTIYGHSLIRPVHDIVPLSKDRTYIIIAQAQPGRDSVGCHTGVYENLHTYIRHEKRLCEAEARAIFHQICQTVQVCHRNGIILRDLKLKRFYFIDEARTKLQYESLEGSMILEGEDDTLSDKIGCPLYTAPELLCPQPTYKGKPADMWSLGVILYTMLVGQYPFYEKANCNLITVIRHGNVQIPTSLSKSVRWLLLSLLRKDYMERMTATHIFLTPWLREQRAFHLYLPVNVEVAEDWDETGDSDDAAAVIDEDEGGLCPLGDKHEYADIGVEPLDYTRSTLQMAQANALSADVEMG encoded by the exons ATGGATAACAGTGGAGTGCAGAATAACACTACATCGGCCGAGGCCGACAAAATAGTCCTCTACTCCCAGCCCGCCTCGCCAGCAGCCGCATCCACGGCCAGCCCTGCCAGAAGCAGCGGAAGCAGCATAAATCATTCCTCAGCATCTGGCAGTAGCGGCATCGATGAACGCCTGTCACCCACGATGAATGCGGGGTCACTTTTCACGCCTAAGAAGGAGTTTCCCAGCGCCAAGATGCTGCAGACGATCCGCGAGAAGCTGCTCACGCCGGGTGGGGCCTGCGAGTTGCTGGCCCTGGGCATCGCCGCCGAGCCAACTGACCGTGGGTTGGCCGGGGAGCAGCCGGtgaagctgatcaagaacCGCTACCTGATCAGTGCCCAACCTAGTCACATTTCAGCCGCTGCGGCGGCCAAAACACCTGCCTCGTATCGCCATCTCATCGATCTCACGTCCTCGAACCTCAAGTGCGTGGACGTCTTTAGCGGGGAACAGTTCCTCTGCCGAATCATCAACGAGCCGCTGGACAAGGTGCAGCGGGCCTACTTCCAGCTGCAACAGGACGAGCTGCTGTGCCGCAGCACTATCTACGGCCACTCGCTCATCCGACCCGTGCACGACATTGTGCCGTTGTCCAAGGACCGCACCTACATCATCATTGCGCAAGCGCAGCCGGGACGCGACTCTGTCGGTTGCCACACGGGCGTCTACGAGAACCTGCACACCTACATCAGGCACGAGAAGCGACTGTGCGAGGCGGAGGCGCGTGCCATCTTCCACCAGATATGCCAGACGGTACAGGTGTGTCACCGCAACGGCATCATCCTGCGGGACCTCAAATTGAAGCGTTTCTATTTCATCGACGAAGCCAG AACAAAACTGCAGTACGAATCGTTGGAGGGCTCTATGATCCTTGAAGGCGAGGACGACACACTGAGTGATAAGATCGGCTGTCCTTTATATACAGCACCGGAGCTACTGTGTCCCCAGCCGACGTATAAGGGCAAACCAGCGGACATGTGGTCACTTGGCGTGATTCTGTACACGATGCTCGTCGGACAGTATCCATTCTACGAGAAGGCCAACTGCAACCTCATCACTGTGATCCGTCACGGCAACGTGCAGATACCCACTTCGCTCTCAAAGTCGGTGCGGTGGCTCCTGTTGTCGCTGTTACGTAAGGACTACATGGAACGCATGACCGCCACCCACATCTTTCTGACGCCGTGGCTGCGGGAGCAGCGTGCGTTCCATCTCTATCTGCCCGTGAATGTGGAAGTGGCCGAGGATTGGGACGAAACGGGGGACAGCGATGATGCCGCTGCAGTCATTGACGAAGATGAAGGCGGGCTCTGCCCCCTGGGGGATAAGCACGAGTATGCGGATATCGGTGTAGAGCCACTCGACTATACGCGCAGTACACTGCAAATGGCCCAAGCCAATGCATTGAGTGCGGACGTGGAAATGGGCTGA
- the LOC4813970 gene encoding F-box/WD repeat-containing protein 4 — protein sequence MKITDLNVDCLLVIFKYCSESELMSLGKANQYLGRIIDAHIFYPLTRDLLLCGHRNEPCVEKRNKTRLTYHERLQVSRNWLSGTYRERPYYHHAHLFPTKLCLEKDALYVTHDSYIRKYRRPTTEALPRLFDEEITTPTRSDISDFVKRQDTLFAGRVCGACFLCDENGITEQQMHQPNEYLYCVDFINDVYVTSTDTCCKVWQRSQEFGLTHFDLAMKLQHSFKSLKLSANGEWLYGGLYTDKGRRALRAIHVDSGEEVVHSSNTISIYDLKIKDEHILFTANFDTTFRMFDRRVDRDVAIWEDPFDSSFYCLEYDGLYAVLCGTNRHARVNLYDIRMPKYVQLFFPGRTRQRNCQSPVYSLACDSQYLFVATDHNLRVFDFKANCGVRRDYSHIYDFNG from the exons ATGAAGATCACAGATCTGAACGTTGACTGTCTTCTGGTGATTTTCAAGTATTGCTCTGAGAGCGAGTTGATGTCCCTAGGCAAGGCTAACCAGTACCTAGGAAGGATTATAGATGCTCACATTTTTTACCCACTTACGAGGGACCTACTCTTGTGCGGCCATAGAAATGAACCTTGTGTGGAAAAAAG AAACAAAACGCGTCTTACTTATCATGAGAGACTTCAAGTATCGCGAAATTGGCTGAGCGGAACATACCGCGAACGTCCCTACTATCACCATGCGCATCTGTTCCCAACGAAGTTGTGCCTCGAAAAAGACGCCTTGTACGTCACGCATGACAGTTATATACGCAAATACCGGCGACCAACTACCGAAGCCCTGCCCCGATTGTTTGACGAAGAGATCACCACTCCCACGAGAAGCGACATATCGGACTTTGTAAAGAGGCAAGACACACTCTTTGCGGGTCGAGTCTGCGGCGCGTGCTTTTTGTGCGATGAAAATGGTATCACCGAACAGCAAATGCACCAGCCCAACGAGTATCTATACTGCGTCGACTTCATAAATGACGTATATGTCACCAGCACCGATACATGCTGCAAGGTGTGGCAGCGTTCCCAAGAGTTTGGACTGACGCACTTTGATCTGGCCATGAAACTGCAGCATTCATTTAAGTCTCTGAAATTGAGTGCTAATGGTGAATGGCTCTATGGGGGTCTCTACACAGACAAAGGTCGGCGTGCATTACGGGCTATCCACGTGGACAG TGGCGAGGAGGTTGTTCACAGCTCAAACACCATTTCCATATATGATCTTAAAATAAAGGATGAACACATTCTTTTCACGGCAAATTTCGATACAACATTTAGAATGTTTGACCGACGCGTCGATCGAGATGTTGCCATTTGGGAGGATCCGTTCGACTCGTCCTTTTACTGCCTTGAGTACGATGGCCTGTATGCGGTGCTCTGCGGCACCAATCGACATGCCCGCGTCAATCTCTACGACATTCGAATGCCCAAATACGTGCAGTTGTTCTTTCCCGGCCGTACGCGTCAGCGGAACTGCCAGTCGCCCGTTTACAGTCTAGCCTGTGATAGCCAATATTTGTTTGTGGCCACGGACCACAATCTGCGGGTGTTCGACTTTAAGGCCAACTGCGGTGTTCGCAGGGACTATAGCCACATCTATGATTTTAATGGCTAA